The sequence gcatcacgaaaaattatttttataagaatttactcatactgtcatgtctgttagtctgtgatatggCGTCTGTTGAAAAACTTAGAACAAACTACATAGACGAAATCCTTTTTTGATCTTTCTACGGTATTTATCAcagaaatcagaaactcaaggaaagatacacgtagaaatgtggtcaggtttcaaacacttatagctcagtatattttgtataaattattattattatttcattatttgattgcaaatatttctaagatgggatttgaatgtatcaagccacgtattttcaattataaatgattgaaattttaattagtagcgagcagtgtcctatttgtctgctaaaaatctccggcatatcggatttccctgccataggcaacggttttgaaggagtaagcgatatatcaaagggaaagcatcgctctgattggtcaatcgatgcaaaaccgaagctgttggaagcacgcgaatctataaatagaagcaaaattatagctaacgtttcagtcctacgcgtagcatgctagagttaggttgttgctagacagtacAGATGGTCGggcatagaaattcttatacccgaacccgacccgtacccgagtgatcagcaaaaaaatttacccgtacccgattaaaaatgtaaaaattacccgtacccgaccaataataaaaaaattacccgtacccgattaaaaattacctgtacccgtacccgacccgaatgagtagtaaaaattttaccaaaattcaggatggagaaAATAAAgcgttttagatagcgagccgtatcaggctctagtaggaaagtaaaatacattaaaatgcttgtttacatttaaacatataaatacactgtgaagcatgaatagattttcaatgtctttggtactttatattcattcacaaatgtcaacaaaagggagtaatatatactcaaatttttcgagaagcatatttacccaaaatgtcgtaatacccgttgtattcaattttgggtatgtatggtttttacgaaacagtgttacttttgatccaattttttagaaccacaagtaagcgtgctcattattttgacacagaaataaaaattcacattcgaatcacttgaaaatcacgtaaaatggttccaaatgtcaaattgaatattatacgtgacgaaattgaatcttatgcgaacatcccctaaaatgaatagagtatcatcagttcgtttacgtgaattgaccaaacatcaaataatgtacgtgtattcccggtgtgaaaaattcaattttgaaaatggcgaacagtgatTCCTTCAAATGTCAGTAGTTTGAATATTcgtgagacattttttttggttacaattttttactacaaagcaaaatgaattatgattttgatttgaatcaatctgtcaaatatgcccgttttgtaaggctcacaaacccacacccacgatgttatcggtagctggtggtttttacagccattgaaccggtggaaccctcaacgagtgaacacggtgaaaatttgagtatttcgcgagaaaagattttcacccgtacttttgcaaTTCCACGTtatcacgcatcgagattttcacttgtagtccagtgaaaagaaacgaaaattaactggctgctgccatcaatcggtgtcatttcaagtgaggtgacaccacccagaagtgaataataagaagaacttctatgcagattttctgaaataaatgttcatgtttttatggttagaaatctccaaccaatatttaaaataacagttttctggtatctgaatgtgatatgagtactacactatttACTACatatattttatatatgaagcaaataatttttactggattgtgcattaaacagctttaaaatggcagtccattaaaacctacgtgaaaagtagggtctgaccgcaacatcttagagctaaggcagtgtgtcttattaaatatgttataaaaaagtagggtgaaAAATATtctcataacttttcacgtaactatgattaatcggtttttttaaatgaagaaaaaaaaggttttttctggaaaaagatgccagttgtcaggtcaaatgtcaaaaccccttgaatgaaattgttatttttcggaaggactgttttgcaatgaaaaattctcgtcaacgtgtaaacatgttTATGTAAAGTACAAATggacgggtaatcgatcagaaaaaaatttacccgtacccgagtgagcagtaaatttttttacccgtacccgacccgtacccgaccaaaaacccgtcgggtacgggtacgggtcgggttacgggtaaaatacccgagatccgaccatctctactagacagcaagacaaaaagtgccataaaacgatttgaagctttaattggtatgctctgatcttgtgtcatgcaagatcggatgaaattccatgttatgtcgtttcgcctgagaaatttacAACTacgcagggtaaattttgagtgcttaagattaatttctaatttatataaaatgaactcgattgataatgagaaaaagtttatcacttcaaccgaaatcgcagaatggtagagaaacttaacgctacaaaaataactgcttgcatacaaaacttgagcacaagcttggcgaagagaagcttaaatatcaaaatcgtatcgcaagtatgtacaaagatataattgcatacatttgggatattggtgtaattccatcggatataaaacaaacaatgttttgtgttggttcctaatcaagatcaatctaagcagactctcgtgcaattgcggattcaaaagtgtgacgattgattgaactgtttgattgcagatcattagaaattttggttgccttgtttcacatcaatggctcgaacaaccccatgggtctGATACTTGTAGTTTTTGACATCTTCCAAGCAAAGGTGCATCAGAAAAAATGAGGGTTGAGTCTTTCAAGGTGAAAACGACCCAAAACATCGGAGTCGGGCTTGGAGCGAGTGGAAAGAGATAAATGAGGTTGTCACTTTAGACTGGTCATCTCAGTTATCAGAGGCAGATACTACAGAAAACTGTGGGACTAGAATGATATGACTACTTTGCAAACGCTGGATCAACATTCTCAAAAAGTTCTGTAAATTTCGGGGGTCATTTAACATGTGAACTCATCGGATTTCGGATTGCGGAATGAAACGTAAacaaaagtttaattttaaaatgtTGCTTTTAAAAAGCTTTACGCTCAATGTTTTTCAAACCTCGAAACGGCACCTACTGACGTGCGTCTAATATTGGCTGGATTTTGTAGTTCAGTTCTAAACTGGGATTATTTTTCAAGCACAGATTGTTTGACTGTTTCTTAATGCTAGTATATAGTATCGGATGGGCAGGGCTGGGAGCAgtgacaaaataccaataccaaGTTTTTCGTTATGCCTTACGACTAGGTTGTACAAGGTTCATTTATTACGGCGAATAAATGCGTAAAAAACGTCTAAAATCTTTACTGATTGAATGAAGATCGCCCGAGAATTCGTTGGTTTCCCCCCCATCAAAATGGTGTATAATATCAAAATGTTCCACATTTAAATACAATTTCTCTACTAATCTAAGTGTTACTAAGGCTACAGAGGATCACACAATTCTACGTCAGGGGTAGAAGGAGGGTCGCTTAAAATTTGTGACGGAATGTTGTTTATCCTAGACTTTGTCTGTGttcgaacaaatgttttaatgcacaatttcaatatcattttgtttttaaataaattagcATCGATTGCTACCGAATGCAATGCAATGAAATAAATACCCACGACTACTGGAAATTATGCACAATAGATAAAAGCTACTTTAGAGAGTTCTGAATTATCTTATTTATATGAACTGAAAATGTGCGATGCGCTTGCgatattttgaaatcaaattgaatttgaaaagctttatttttttaaataatgaacaactttttatgaatgaatattttgtgattttgtcCAAACATTTTTCGTAGTTTAAATTTGTATTCGTTTGACTGCTACGGTTGGATTATTGTTATGATAGATGCTTCAGCGTTCTGCTTCATAATATTATTCACAAACAGTTGTACTCTTTGAATGACTCTTCTGAACTCTTCCAGAAGGTATGTTTTCAAGCAAAGCCTTGGAATTATATTTCTTTTTTAGAACTCGACCATTCTGTGCAGAATCATTTCATGGCTTATAGCCTTATACTACAATCCTTTGCATACTAAGAATGCTTTCAgatcggggctcaaacatatgACAACAGGCTTTTGGGACCAGAGCTTTATGCATTGAAACGCCAACCCGGAAGCAGCGGAAAAACAAACATATGCGAATAGCTTTTTTTCCTAGTTCAGGATTCAAAATAACGCAGGCATCTTACACACTAATCCTAAAGCCTTTAAAATATCTTCCCAAGACTGTatctaaaaaaatctaaacataATCGGACGCTGAAATTGTGCCCTCCGGTAGGCCTTCGGAGTGCTTTTCAATGGTCAGCAAATTGTTCGTTTCGTTCAGAAAATGACTTTGTACATTGTGGCTTTTGTGTGGAGAAGACATCTCCTTCAGATCAACGATTTCGTACGGTCTCTCGTCTTCGTCCTCGTCGCCAGGCATATCGGCACTGTTGAGTAAACCGGAATAGTACGCACTTCCCGAACCGCTGGCTCCTCCACTGTGCGAACCGGTCGGAATAGCTGGCAGTGGACAATTCATTATGAGAACGTCGTTGTCGCCTccctgaaaaataataaggtccCTTATTAACCCCCACACGATTAGCAGCCAAACTTGGTATTTACATGATGCACGGAGCTCGATTTATACGAATTAGTCTCGGATGGACCCATCTCGTTTCCCACTTCCGCGTAGGATGCCTCGTCGATCTGAACCGGATTGTAGTTGTTATCATCCATGTGGGTGTAATGGTTCTCCACCGGCAACGTATGTGAATTAACCAACTGCTCCGGTGTGGACAAGTTTTTCCGACTGCTGAACCACGTCCACAATCCCGAATTGGTACTTCGAGGGCTACAGGACCCGTTGGtggaattttttgaagtttggTTATCGAAATTCAGACCCGTAGTGTCTTTTGCACTGTTCGAATCAAAGCACAATGTTCGTATCCCATTTTGATTGGATCGTATCCTGCGGGAAATGGAatagttttactttttttttaatttagaatATAATCCCTTCCAGAATCGTACCTTTTACATCTAAGAAACACTATCATGATTATGGCACCGATTACGGCCGATGTGAGCGATACCACAACCAGCGTGAACGTCCAGCTGAACTCCTTGGTATCTGAAGGTGGGGAGAAAATTTCCTCTACTGAAACTATTAGTGATTCTTCTGCCCAAAAGCATTTCAACTCACTGATTGTTCCGTCCAACGAAAGGGTTCCCTTGTCCTGCCAGGCCCAGCTGCACAGGTCACAGGTCGTCAGTCCATCGGGAGCAATGGATTCCTCGAGAAACGGCGGCCGTGGTGGTGGTGGAACGAACTTCCCGTTCCAGTAGCTCTGATCGATCGTGTCGATCACTTGCATCTCTTCTTCGATCATTTGTAGGTCAAGCTCGAGATTCCAGGCGGTTGGACTGGCAACCGAGGTGCCGGCCGCGTCAAGGTTACTGGTGACACTACTACCGGGATCGCTGTCAGTAGTGTTTCTGTGGCTGCTGTTGCTACCGTTGTCAACATTGGGCGATGGGTCATCTTCATCGGGCAGCCTGGATAGTGTGAACATCGTTCATCCGGGAGCGAGACAAAGATGCTGCAAATAGGGAAAGAAAAGTAATGATTAGCTTTGCGTTGTTATTTGTACTGTAATACTCGGAAAATTCAGAATTAAAAACAAAAGGTTGTTTTTtatattgaattaatttttttttcatgctttCATGCTTCCGTGGCCAATTGAGCCATTTTTAGTTAgtttaataattattttttattggatCTCGTTTTCACCCTTTTTCTTGGTGGAGACGAGCTACCATTTCTATGTAGCGAGGATTGAACAGTACTTTGTTCGCGGCTCGTCTTATCATTCATTGCTTCATCTTCGGTGTTGTTTTGTCAAAAGTATTGTAGTGAATGGTTTCCATTTTCTGTTCGTTTTCATTGTTGTTCGCAATCTTGGGCTCGTTACTTGTTGCGGTAGATGCGTTTTGTTGTACAgtgctatctatctatctatctatctatatat comes from Malaya genurostris strain Urasoe2022 chromosome 3, Malgen_1.1, whole genome shotgun sequence and encodes:
- the LOC131433707 gene encoding uncharacterized protein LOC131433707 isoform X1, which encodes MFTLSRLPDEDDPSPNVDNGSNSSHRNTTDSDPGSSVTSNLDAAGTSVASPTAWNLELDLQMIEEEMQVIDTIDQSYWNGKFVPPPPRPPFLEESIAPDGLTTCDLCSWAWQDKGTLSLDGTIIEEIFSPPSDTKEFSWTFTLVVVSLTSAVIGAIIMIVFLRCKRIRSNQNGIRTLCFDSNSAKDTTGLNFDNQTSKNSTNGSCSPRSTNSGLWTWFSSRKNLSTPEQLVNSHTLPVENHYTHMDDNNYNPVQIDEASYAEVGNEMGPSETNSYKSSSVHHGGDNDVLIMNCPLPAIPTGSHSGGASGSGSAYYSGLLNSADMPGDEDEDERPYEIVDLKEMSSPHKSHNVQSHFLNETNNLLTIEKHSEGLPEGTISASDYV
- the LOC131433707 gene encoding uncharacterized protein LOC131433707 isoform X3, whose product is MFTLSRLPDEDDPSPNVDNGSNSSHRNTTDSDPGSSVTSNLDAAGTSVASPTAWNLELDLQMIEEEMQVIDTIDQSYWNGKFVPPPPRPPFLEESIAPDGLTTCDLCSWAWQDKGTLSLDGTINTKEFSWTFTLVVVSLTSAVIGAIIMIVFLRCKRIRSNQNGIRTLCFDSNSAKDTTGLNFDNQTSKNSTNGSCSPRSTNSGLWTWFSSRKNLSTPEQLVNSHTLPVENHYTHMDDNNYNPVQIDEASYAEVGNEMGPSETNSYKSSSVHHGGDNDVLIMNCPLPAIPTGSHSGGASGSGSAYYSGLLNSADMPGDEDEDERPYEIVDLKEMSSPHKSHNVQSHFLNETNNLLTIEKHSEGLPEGTISASDYV
- the LOC131433707 gene encoding uncharacterized protein LOC131433707 isoform X2, whose protein sequence is MFTLSRLPDEDDPSPNVDNGSNSSHRNTTDSDPGSSVTSNLDAAGTSVASPTAWNLELDLQMIEEEMQVIDTIDQSYWNGKFVPPPPRPPFLEESIAPDGLTTCDLCSWAWQDKGTLSLDGTIKEIFSPPSDTKEFSWTFTLVVVSLTSAVIGAIIMIVFLRCKRIRSNQNGIRTLCFDSNSAKDTTGLNFDNQTSKNSTNGSCSPRSTNSGLWTWFSSRKNLSTPEQLVNSHTLPVENHYTHMDDNNYNPVQIDEASYAEVGNEMGPSETNSYKSSSVHHGGDNDVLIMNCPLPAIPTGSHSGGASGSGSAYYSGLLNSADMPGDEDEDERPYEIVDLKEMSSPHKSHNVQSHFLNETNNLLTIEKHSEGLPEGTISASDYV